A stretch of Geotrypetes seraphini chromosome 2, aGeoSer1.1, whole genome shotgun sequence DNA encodes these proteins:
- the HIGD1A gene encoding HIG1 domain family member 1A, mitochondrial, whose protein sequence is MATNPDVLPTFEDKDSQTSKLIRKTKESPFVPIGMAGFTAVVAYGLYKLKNRGNTKMSVHLIHMRVAAQGFVVGAMTCGVLYSMYREYLAKPKELGK, encoded by the exons ATGGCAACCAATCCAGATGTGCTTCCTACTTTTGAAGACAAAGATAGTCAGACTTCAAAACTGATTCGAAAAACCAAAGAGTCTCCATTTGTGCCCATTG GTATGGCAGGCTTTACTGCAGTGGTAGCTTATGGACTCTACAAACTGAAGAACCGTGGCAATACTAAAATGTCCGTTCATCTGATTCATATGCGTGTGGCAGCCCAGGGCTTTGTTGTAGGAGCCATGACATGTG GTGTGCTCTACTCCATGTACCgggagtacctggcaaaacctaaGGAACTagggaaatga